Proteins encoded together in one Telopea speciosissima isolate NSW1024214 ecotype Mountain lineage chromosome 6, Tspe_v1, whole genome shotgun sequence window:
- the LOC122664305 gene encoding phospho-2-dehydro-3-deoxyheptonate aldolase 2, chloroplastic-like has translation MALAGPSNLTAQKSHFHHSSRKLSPKLHIVYAVHAADPAKKSNGAAVEIKIGSSSSNWTLEGWKSKKALQIPAYPNQVELDSVLKTLESFPPLVFAGEARKLEERLAKAAIGEAFLLQGGDCAESFKEFNANNIRDTFRVLLQMGVVLTYGAQIPVIKVGRMAGQFAKPRSDPFEIRDGVKLPSYQGDNINTDIFDEKSRAPDPQKLIRAYTQSAATLNLLRAFATGGYAAMQRVKQWNLDFTDNSEQGDRYKETAQRIDDSLGFMVASGLTMDHPIMTTTEFWTSHECLHLPYEQALTREDSTTGLYYDCSAHFLWVGERTRQLDGAHVEFLRGVANPIGIKVSDKMDPKELVKLCEILNPHNKAGRLTIIVRMGAENMRVKLPHLIRAVRQTGLIVTWVSDPMHGNTIKAPCGLKTRSFDAIRAELRAFFDVHEQEGSRPGGVHLEMTGQNVTECIGGSRVVTYDDLSSRYHTHCDPRLNASQSLELAFAISERLRKKRMMRSGQTFA, from the exons ATGGCGCTCGCAGGACCAAGTAATCTAACGGCACAGAAATCCCACTTTCATCACAGCTCGAGAAAGCTCTCCCCAAAGCTCCACATTGTCTATGCTGTTCACGCAGCCGACCCAGCGAAGAAATCCAACGGAGCAGCCGTTGAGATCAAGATTGGGTCTTCGTCGTCGAATTGGACACTCGAGGGATGGAAATCCAAGAAGGCGCTTCAAATTCCTGCTTACCCGAATCAAGTGGAGCTCGATTCCGTTCTGAAAACTCTTGAGAGCTTCCCTCCGTTGGTGTTTGCTGGAGAGGCgaggaagttggaggagagGCTCGCGAAAGCAGCAATTGGAGAGGCGTTTCTGCTCCAGGGAGGTGACTGTGCTGAGAGTTTTAAGGAATTTAATGCTAATAACATTAGGGATACCTTCAGGGTTCTGTTGCAGATGGGTGTCGTCTTGACCTACGGAGCTCAGATTCCCGTCATTAAG GTAGGAAGGATGGCTGGCCAGTTTGCAAAACCTAGGTCTGATCCATTTGAGATCAGGGATGGGGTGAAGCTCCCCAGTTATCAGGGAGACAATATCAACACTGATATCTTCGACGAAAAATCTAGAGCTCCAGACCCCCAAAAACTGATTAGAGCCTACACTCAATCAGCAGCAACTTTAAACCTTCTCAGAGCATTTGCCACTGGTGGATATGCAGCAATGCAGAGAGTGAAACAGTGGAACCTCGATTTCACTGATAACAGTGAGCAGGGAGACAG ATACAAGGAAACTGCACAGAGAATAGATGACTCCCTGGGGTTCATGGTTGCTTCTGGACTCACCATGGATCATCCTATAATGACCACCACTGAATTCTGGACATCCCATGAATGTCTTCATCTTCCCTATGAGCAAGCATTGACACGAGAGGATTCAACAACTGGTCTCTACTATGATTGCTCTGCTCACTTCCTTTGGGTAGGTGAGAGGACTAGACAGTTGGATGGAGCTCATGTTGAATTCCTCCGAGGTGTAGCCAATCCTATTGGAATAAAG GTGAGTGACAAGATGGATCCAAAGGAGCTTGTGAAACTATGTGAAATTCTAAACCCTCATAACAAGGCTGGAAGATTGACAATAATTGTACGGATGGGTGCGGAGAACATGCGAGTCAAGCTCCCCCATTTGATCAGAGCAGTTCGCCAAACAGGGCTTATTGTCACCTGGGTGAGTGATCCCATGCACGGAAACACTATCAAGGCTCCATGTGGCCTTAAGACCCGCTCATTCGATGCAATCAGG GCAGAGTTGAGGGCTTTCTTCGATGTACATGAACAAGAGGGGAGCCGTCCAGGTGGAGTTCATTTGGAGATGACAGGGCAGAATGTCACAGAATGTATTGGAGGATCAAGGGTAGTGACATATGATGATTTGAGCTCCCGCTACCATACACATTGTGATCCCAGGCTTAATGCATCACAATCATTGGAGCTAGCTTTTGCCATCTCAGAGAGGTtaaggaagaagaggatgatgagGTCTGGTCAGACATTTGCTTAG